The sequence CTAGCTGGTTGCTGTCAACAAGCCAGTCAAATCAGGCCGGaggataataaaaatatttccagatgcAGGAAGCATGGCTaagaggcaggagcagcactCCAGAGTATTGTCAGCTCAAACAAAGGCCGACCTGTTCCTCAGCTACTCGGGTCTCCCACATTGCCAGTTCTGCCACAAGTCCCTGCAGGGCTCCTGCTTCAACCACCTTCAGCAAAGCACAGCACCCCACAAAGATCATCACCCTAAGGACGCTGGTTCCTAGTTCTTGCCCTGAAAAACACAGGTGGAGTTGTTATTTCCCATCAGGTCTATGACCGAAACGCAGAACTCATCCCTCTGCCCAAAGTGGTATGAGAAGAAAAATCCTTTagaccttggggggggggggttaactGGTAGCACTGGGCATGTACTGCTGCCATCTAatggaaagcagtttttaaaagagGCAATTTCAGGTTGTTGCCAGGCAGAGCACGCGATTTTTTCAGGCTTTATCCAGCCTATCATATGTCAGTCATTCCTTCACCTCAAAGCCTCACAGCACTCCTGCAAAATTGTCACGGTCTGAGCTCAGAGAGCTCCCctgttacaaaaaaacccccgtCAGtcactgaaaccaggacaaaaaaatataaagtaaagTGCTTGTTCACATATGTAAGGCAGGTGGGATGGAGGACTGCGTGTGGCAGGACAGGTCTGGGGGTGGCAGGTGAAGGGGGtgctcctccctcccttctgTACCACAGGGACTTGGGAACCAAACAAAAGCAGCCAGTAACTTTTAAGTTTAGTAAAATCATTTATATACACCAATGCATAATATTTACAATATAATACTGATCCAAAATAAACTAAGGTATTACAGATAACACtgaaaaggagaaatgaaaacattttaatacacAGAAGTTAAACATGGCATGAGGACAGACTCagatttccaaaagaaaaacctgaagtaAATGACAGCAAAACTTCGACATGTTGCTATTTCCAATCGAAAACTCTCTCACCTAGTCCTTCTAACTTTTTAATACCTCTATATATAGCTTAGAATAATCAAGTCACAGGAGAAGTCAGATATacataaaattttgaaaaggtcAAATGATTTCAGGTATTTCTCacttaaataaaattctaaaaaaaaaaaaatctacagagcTCTTCCATATCCTTTTAGTGTTTGTACAAAGAGTATCTTCTTTGATCCCACACAACCCTTCCATCTCAAGATATTTACAATATTCACAGTCTGCTATAAAGGGTCAGTAGATTTATTACCAAGTAAAACCTTGTACTGTCAAGACAAGGTATCTTGCAGTTAGgtcaactgaaaaataaaaaaaacacaggaagaagaaaagtaaaatacttctttaaaatatgtaaatgaatTAATTGACgtgtatttaattttgaaatctaattttttgaagagggggaaaaaaaaaaaataaaatcaactttcTCATAGAAATAAAACCATTTGACCTTGAATCTTCAAATTGAGTTTTCCTAATCTGTCCCTCCCTACCTCCATTTTAGATCAGGCCATTCTTATTCATCACAGACAATAAAATCTATAGTAAATCCATTAAAAGCAGTTCCTTATCACAAAAGCCCTTAGAAATTTGACTTCTCTCCAGACACCAAAACACTCCACAGTCAGCCGCAGATGTACCCACCTCACTATCAGCAGCAGCTTGAAATTATTCTGTAAGTGAAGGGCCCATGAAGAGAGGCGAGACCTTCAGACACACAGTCACATCCCATTTTCTCCGCTTATTTCTGAGGTGCCGTGGATGTTggtgagcagcagctgctctcaCCCCCCGAGGTGCTCCCCACTACACCAAACACACCCCAGTGCTGCAGAAGCAGCCCAAAGCCTCCTACAGATCATCACACAACAGCACACAAGCCTTATGCTGTCATCTTTTAACAcctaacagagaaaaaaaaaaaaaaaaaaaaaaaagagaccccCACGTTGCTCACAAGGTGCTTGGATCGTCTCAGGCTGCGGCGTGGCAGTGGTCTCTGCTGACTGCACTGGGTGTTGACCATGGGAGCAATTACAATTTGATCCATTTTTCTGTTAAGAGGTTCTGGCTCCTAAGAAACTGCCCGAGTATTCTCCTCCTCGGAGGGCAGAATTGCAAAGTGCTTTTGTAGGGAATTTTTTGCACTCTCGTTCAAACAAAGGAGATTTCCAGGTTTACTTCTCTATTTGCCGTATTCAAAAGTTCCAGTACAATGAGATTTCCCAGAAAACGTGGATttcaagttaaaaagaaaacgATCTATTACATTTAAAGATTGTGTGGATGTTGACATAACCTAGAATTTAGGGCAAGGACAGAAATGCATGTAATAAGGCCTGCAAGCTTGCTGTTACTACCAAGAAACGACAAATACTCTTGTCTCTTGCTAATTCTCTACAGTTGTCATCGATACACGTCAGTGCACAAACATTCCACGTAGTGTCAGAGGTACAATTCTGGCTTACAGAAAAACCTCCCTGTTTCCATCAGAGAAAGTGATGGTTAAGCAGGGACTGTGGTTCTTCCTCAGGCATTGGAAAACTGTCAACAGGATTAAAAGAAAGCTGACAAGGTGCTGACGAAGAATGGGAAATGAAGTATCTCCTTCATGTAGAAAAACGAAGTCACTGTTTACAAAAGTTTATAGAAAGAGTCAGACACTGGTTTGCCATCCAAGCTAAAGGTTGTAAGGAAGTTTGGtatagaaaaaagacaaaaacgaACAAGGCTGGACTGCTGTAAGAGTAAATTGGGAGATTCATGGCTCAGGTTTGTAAATGTAAACCCAAAACTAATGAGCTATGAACTATAACAAGAATGTTCAAGAGACATTACTAATAGCCCTGAATTGGCACTTCAGTCTGCAGACCAAACTCATTCGACGTCTGCACAGGTTTAGTACCAAAATATCTCTATAAAAAGCCTTCGACCAgtctcaaaagaaagaaaagcatcagaAGGTAGAAAACTAGAAATATGTACAGATTCTTatcatttgtttgtttaattaagattaaaaaagcagcttttggaGCCAATGTTCCAGACTAGTGTAAGAATCTGCCCTGGGCGGCGTCGTGGTCCAGGCAGAGTAAGGACGTGTGTCGAGGAGCAGCCCTGCATCTGTCGCTCCCCCGGGAGGAGCTCGAAGGCATCGAAGAGATGGGGAGCTTGGACTCCAGAGGGTGACACAAGAGAAGGATCACCGGTGGATTCACACAGCAGCACTATGACCCTTGCCAGGATGATCTTTTTCAAACAAGAGGACAAGTTTGAAACCAAGTGTTGGATCTTCTAGAAAAGAAAGAACGGAGTAGACGGGTGGAACACACATAACTTCTGATCTGGGGGTGAAGCAAATGAACCCCACCCTTATTTTTGTCCGTAGAAGATCCCACcatgaaaataaaagtaacttgTACATAAGTAAGTAGAACATTCTTCTATTCTGCTGTTGAACAAGATGATAAAAAGAGGAGTCTTACGCTGAATGGCCAATTCAGCCTTAAAAAAGGTCTGAGGaagatggaagggaaaaaaaaaaaaagagggctaAGCCTTAAAGAAGGTacaaggaagatgaggaagaagaaaaacagagggCTACTGGtcagaactgaaaaatacagcaAGCACATGGCCTCAGGTGCCCTTGGCAAGGCCAAGCGTGGCTCTCGGGTCATCCCGGGCAACAAGAGGCTATTTAGGGGCCTCTACGTAGAGACTCGGAATTTAGGCGCAAATGGCAGCTACGAAGTTTGTGTTTCACAGCACTTGCTTCAAGTACTCACTGAGCAGGGTGTTGAGAAACTGGGGCTGTCTCGTTCACATACACAGTCATTGCAGCTGGCTGTATGTATAGCAGATGGAAGGCAGCTTCTGCAACTGGTTATTAAGAAAAAGAATGGTCTTTAACAATATAATTTCCCCCATCTGGGGGACTGATGATTAACAGTACGTAAGTGATCATATATACCTCAAGGaactgagttttaaaaaaatattacagtaccaatgatttttttttttttttttgtatctacAACTATACAGCATTTTCAAGCAGTATGgaaatttaatgaaataattatgatttattaatttacataaaaatactttttacagTTAAAGAATAAATcttaaatggtaaaaaaaataagattaagaaGCTCCAGCTATTGAGAGTCATGGGAGTTTGTCTGCTCTTCGATAACTTGTTTTACTATTTCTGCCAGTTTTAGTCGATCCACTTTATCTGTGAATCCTCTGcctgaaaggaaaagaacaggCAGTCAGCTGGTGCCAGGCACGAGGAGGAAAGCAATCATGGCTGGAGTCACACACTGACCGAACACAAAACAACGCTCCACACAGAAACTCAGGACAACATTTGCAAGGGAACCAAAACGAGTTACAATCTCTAGTTCCATTGAAAAAAATTGAGCATTTCAAAAAACCTAAATTAAAACCAGACAGATGAAAGGGGAAGAGGCACGACCAAGCCTTTGTGAACCTGGCTGATGCCCCTGGTTCCCCCCTATTCATCAGCATCTGCTCCGGGGGGCTGACACCTCTGTCCCCCCCGTTTTGTCAAGGAGCCATCTGAACACTCCCAAGGCAGCTTTAATTCTGTTTCCTGTCCAAACCAAGCAGAAGAGATGTTGTGCTGACAGAGATGAGGgcagcagcctccagcacaaAGAGGGTCATAAACAGCTGGAAGGAAACCAGCTCAAAACAGCTCAAGCTGTTTGTGAAGTGATGCTCCATTTGTGCCGTCACGTTCTCACACGACTTGGTGCCTTTGAAAACTTTACCCTGAACCTCAATTAGAAATTTGAAAGCAGAACTTTTAACCTCATTTCTAGAGCACCCACGCTGGCAGAAGGGCTGAAACAACGTCAAAACCTCAATCGGTTTGGcacaaaaatcaagaaatttgGTTTGATTTCCATATAAGAAGGGGACTGCTTCCCCCCTTTCACCCGGCATTAGCACCATTCTCCGTGGAAGAGAAGGAATTCCTCACCATTCCAGCTGAAGCTCTGAAGAGTGTCTCGCAGCAACTTACACTCTCGATTATACTTCCACGCCTCCTGCATCACTTCATTCAGCTTCTCATCTTCGTTCTCTCCTATTTTGGAGAACAAAGATAAACAGGTTTGTCATTCTGCCTCACAGCAACACCCAGAGCTTTAGTAAACAGCATGTGCAGTTATTCCCCCTCGCCTCACTTAAACTAGGAAATGGGTTGGAAAGCAGACACTCCTCTTGGAAAGTTATTTTAACAGCTCTGCACAGTCACTGTTGACACTAACATTATGCATGCACCAAGATTACAGTCCAGAGACAACATTTTCCTCTTGAGACTGACTAGGACAATAGGAGTTTTGTTTATCCTTCCTCTGACCACTGACACAGACTGATCTTGAGGCAAAAGTCAGTGTCTTGGATATTTAGAAATGTAACTTTCTTAAAAGTGGCAACCTTTACCAGCCTGTGGTAGAATGCACTGAGCAATCACATCTCTCAGCTTTTCCAGAGCCACGTTGGAATCGTTACTTCCATTCTCAGGGTCATGGATGTAAACACCATCCTTTGGCTTAGTGCTACAAAAGAACAAGGAGGAAACAATTACAGTTTGAATGCAACTCAAGCTCACAGAATCCTCTCggttggaaaaagaccttgaagatcacctagtccaaccattaacctcacacagacagttcccagctacaccatagtTACTCCTTGCATAATTGCACCAGTACAATGATCTCTTTCACTCTTTGGAAAGCTGGGACTGGGAGCTAGATTTAGCAGTAATTCTAACTATGTCCTATATTATGAGACCcctttaaatatgaagaaaaataaatattcctttaATTCATTCAGGTAAGGGTAATCCTAAAATGCATTATCCTATTTTTCAGATAGGTAACTCAAAGAGAGAGAGATTACCAGACTTTTTCAGTCAATGTCAgggtcaagaaaaaaaaaacaaacttggaATTCCTTCTCCCAGTTTGCCTTCTCTTACTCAACACGTGACCCATTTTTTTGTAAGGGACCTGTCCCACTGCCTGTATAATACAGTAACACTATCCAACCTCCCTCTTGCCCTAACTGACATATTTTGGAAGACACACCGTATCGTGCAAGTATTACTTCACCCCAACTACCCGCTTCAGCATGAAGAGTGTCAACCAAATCAGAAATTCAGGAGCGTGCTTACAACTGAATGAACCTGCAACATGCCTGAAATCGTTCTGCCTACACTTTGATCTTTCAAAACCAGCTTTAGAGAGTTACCCCAGTAATTTCCTTTTGCGCAGGATTGGGTTGTTGACGGAGTGAAGGGGTTTGAGACTGACTTTGAGGTCTTGGATTCTCATGTTCGCAAGCTGTTCTGCATGAGCCTGTTGTATCCCTGCAACCATTGCCTGGAATGAAAAGAGTTGCATGGGGTGTTTTAATTAGCTTCTTTTTGAGTTAAAGAACAATATATGGACAATGTTAGccatggacaaaaaaaaaaaatatgcaccAAAATCCCATTtgtttcagagaaacaaaactcAGGTTTGCAAGAAATGACTAGAACTGCAGTCGTTGACTGTGGGACAATATATCCCGACCTCACAGGGGCTCAACAGGACAAAGGATCACCTCTGCTTCTCGTGTTCCTGGGCTTAAGAGCGCTGACTGAACTCCTCTTTGAGCAGAGTTTAAAGGAAGCAAGACGGGCTATTCATTTGCTGCTAATTAATGAGGTCACAGCTGTAGTCAGGTATAaaacatgaggggaaaaaaaaaaaaaaaaaaaaagataaaagaccTACAAAAGAGTCCTCAGGCATGTCTACTCCATAGTTTGTTCTCTACTTGTTAGCACATGGCTGCTTTTTCCATGAATTTTGGAGCATCCTCTAGCCCCAATTTCAAATTGAATTGCTTCCATTTTCTTACAGAGATCTCCGGCTCATTAGGACAGAAGAGGAGCTCTTTCTCTGCGTAACACCGTGTGAAAGAAAACACTCCAACCATCCGAGAGCTATCCAGCTCTCCTAGGCAACATTCttgataaaataaaatgttgttcaGACCTTGTCCATCAtcagctgggcagagggcaggaTGTTATCAAGCGCCTCGGTGGAGTTGAGCCAGGGATGGTCCAGCACACCTTCAATGGTCAGTCGTTCCTCAGGCTTGACCTTCAGCAGCCTGTGAGAGGAATCAATCAGTCCATAACGAGCTCTTTGTTGATCTACAATGTGCTGCTCTGTCTGCCATCAGAGCATTTAACATTCTCTAAGCATTAGAGGGGCCATAAAAGGAACTCCTCCTAACAACTAGAACACTAAGCGGACCCAAAAGCAGTCTGACTTTCCACCAGCTTCACTGACCCTTGCTGTGGTGATATTTTAATGCTATCACAGCTCTCCTTCAGTTATATTCAGCAGCGCAACGTAAAGAAAGGCACTGAAGGCCATTTTAGTAATACTCGTGTGCTGCCGAACTCTAGACTCACATCCTCCCAGATGGGAAATGATCTTCCAGATGAACTGGAAATGATCCAGACAGACACCCTCTGGAAATGCACATCCAGAGCTCACCCACATAATGCTCTAAACCCACACCAAGGACTCCAGGCGTGGTGAAGAAAGGCCAAGTGTCAAAGTTGGAAACCTGTTTGGTGAATTAACTGCTTACACCATGCAACTCCTTAGCTTTCCTCTCCATGCAAAAACCTTAAGCAATGGACACTTTGGCAGGCTACAGCACCTCAAAATAAGAAGGAACTTTATTCTGCAATCTCTGAAAACTCCATGGAGTTAAATTTTACTAGGATGAAACCCCCAGAAAGAGATTTTGCAGATCAACTCGTGTTCTCATGGCAATCACAACTgtttaataaaaaagttaaaatttcacACAAAGTGCTGACAAGTTACCCCAAGAGTCTGAATTAGAAACAGAATGACTTGATGAGTTTGTCGCACTTTCTTAGACAATACTCTAAATCAGCTTCCTGGCTGTAAAGCAGAAT is a genomic window of Athene noctua chromosome 17, bAthNoc1.hap1.1, whole genome shotgun sequence containing:
- the MAPKAPK5 gene encoding MAP kinase-activated protein kinase 5 isoform X8 yields the protein MRARLLIVMEMMEGGELFHRISQHRHFTEKQASQVTKQIALALQHCHSLNIAHRDLKPENLLFKDNSLDAPVKLCDFGFAKVDQGDLMTPQFTPYYVAPQVLEAQRRHQKEKSGIIPTSPTPYTYNKSCDLWSLGVIIYVMLCGYPPFYSKHHSRTIPKDMRKKIMTGSFEFPEEEWSQISEMAKDIVRKLLKVKPEERLTIEGVLDHPWLNSTEALDNILPSAQLMMDKAMVAGIQQAHAEQLANMRIQDLKVSLKPLHSVNNPILRKRKLLGTKPKDGVYIHDPENGSNDSNVALEKLRDVIAQCILPQAGKGENEDEKLNEVMQEAWKYNRECKLLRDTLQSFSWNGRGFTDKVDRLKLAEIVKQVIEEQTNSHDSQ
- the MAPKAPK5 gene encoding MAP kinase-activated protein kinase 5 isoform X9; the protein is MSEDHEMDKMIKETSILEEYNINWTQKLGAGISGPVRVCVKKSSQERFALKILLDRPKARNEDAPVKLCDFGFAKVDQGDLMTPQFTPYYVAPQVLEAQRRHQKEKSGIIPTSPTPYTYNKSCDLWSLGVIIYVMLCGYPPFYSKHHSRTIPKDMRKKIMTGSFEFPEEEWSQISEMAKDIVRKLLKVKPEERLTIEGVLDHPWLNSTEALDNILPSAQLMMDKAMVAGIQQAHAEQLANMRIQDLKVSLKPLHSVNNPILRKRKLLGTKPKDGVYIHDPENGSNDSNVALEKLRDVIAQCILPQAGENEDEKLNEVMQEAWKYNRECKLLRDTLQSFSWNGRGFTDKVDRLKLAEIVKQVIEEQTNSHDSQ